Proteins encoded together in one Mus musculus strain C57BL/6J chromosome 16, GRCm38.p6 C57BL/6J window:
- the Nit2 gene encoding omega-amidase NIT2: MSTFRLALIQLQVSSIKSDNLTRACSLVREAAKQGANIVSLPECFNSPYGTTYFPDYAEKIPGESTQKLSEVAKESSIYLIGGSIPEEDAGKLYNTCSVFGPDGSLLVKHRKIHLFDIDVPGKITFQESKTLSPGDSFSTFDTPYCKVGLGICYDMRFAELAQIYAQRGCQLLVYPGAFNLTTGPAHWELLQRARAVDNQVYVATASPARDDKASYVAWGHSTVVDPWGQVLTKAGTEETILYSDIDLKKLAEIRQQIPILKQKRADLYTVESKKP, from the exons ATGTCTA cTTTCCGCCTGGCCCTCATACAGCTTCAAGTTTCTTCCATTAAATCAGATAACCTTACCCGGGCTTGTAGCCTAGTGCGGGAGGCAGCAAAGCAAGGTGCCAACATAGTTTCTCTGCCT GAGTGCTTCAATTCTCCATATGGAACAACCTACTTTCCTGACTATGCAGAGAAGATTCCTGGAGAGTCCACACAAAAGCTTTCTGAAGTAGCAAAGGAGAGCAGCATATATCTCATTGGAG GCTCCATCCCTgaagaggatgctgggaaacTGTATAATACCTGCTCTGTGTTTGGGCCTGATGGAAGTTTACTGGTAAAGCACAGGAAG ATCCATCTGTTTGACATTGATGTTCCTGGGAAAATTACGTTTCAAGAATCTAAAACATTGAGCCCTGGTGATAGTTTCTCCACATTTGATACGC CTTACTGCAAAGTGGGCCTGGGCATCTGCTATGATATGCGCTTCGCGGAGCTTGCACAAATCTATGCACAAAGAG GCTGCCAGCTCTTGGTGTATCCTGGAGCTTTCAATCTGACCACAGGACCAGCCCACTGGGAGCTGCTTCAGCGAGCCCG GGCTGTTGATAATCAGGTGTATGTGGCTACAGCCTCTCCTGCTCGGGATGACAAAGCCTCGTATGTGGCCTGGGGACACAGCACTGTTGTGGATCCTTG GGGGCAGGTCCTAACCAAAGCTGGCACGGAGGAAACAATCCTGTACTCAGACATAG ACCTGAAGAAGCTGGCTGAAATTCGGCAGCAAATCcccattttaaaacagaaacgaGCAGACCTCTATACAGTGGAATCAAAGAAGCCTTGA